DNA sequence from the Blastopirellula retiformator genome:
ACGATGAGTACCTGGCGAACTTGGGGCTGAAGACCTACTGGTCCGACTGGACCGGTCACCCTTGCCACCTGACCGACAAACAACTCGAAGCGATTCTGGCGAAGCTTGGCGTCGCTCGGTCGTCGTATCGGCTGAACTGGGTCAGCCCGATTCGCAGTTCCCGCGACAAGACCATTCACCCACTCGATTCCCCCAAGGATCAACATGGCTACGTTGCCAAGAAACATCCACCGAAGCCATTTGTTGTCTTCGATCAGACGCTGTATCGCGAATGGGTCTGCATCGTCCTGCTGAATAATGATCGACGACTCTACTCGCAGCTTTACCCTGGCAATCCGATCATGCGACAGCTGACCTGGTGGGGCCTGGTCGCCTAGCAGTCCGTTGATTTTCTCAACGGGCTGCTGGATCGCAGGGATGCGATCCCAAAATAGCGACGTAAGTCGTTATTTTGCGAGCCGCGAAGAGCTATGCTCTGAGCCTGGCGAGGTTGGAAAATGCCACGAGGGCAATACTGTTCGGCACGCCCAGTCGGCATAAACAGATTTGATCCCGCTTCGACCTCTTCACGCATTTTCGCTCCGCTGC
Encoded proteins:
- a CDS encoding class I SAM-dependent methyltransferase, which produces MIDVSKIDFIDYGCKFGGSFSIGYRLGGKRGLGFDILPHVVDEAVRRGHQAVVGDATDLAIPDNSVRFSIMSHFLEHLPDLESVEKAIATALRVSTDCIFLRGPMFDDEYLANLGLKTYWSDWTGHPCHLTDKQLEAILAKLGVARSSYRLNWVSPIRSSRDKTIHPLDSPKDQHGYVAKKHPPKPFVVFDQTLYREWVCIVLLNNDRRLYSQLYPGNPIMRQLTWWGLVA